The following are encoded in a window of Ictalurus punctatus breed USDA103 chromosome 13, Coco_2.0, whole genome shotgun sequence genomic DNA:
- the LOC128634604 gene encoding protein turtle-like, with protein sequence MKSVLMSVYLLLLQCHPFIVREIIVNEPVTFLCTCSGPCPVGRWTRFIPGNTVIAEGRMCHSEQRYQKRFAVPGDQSRGDFSLKISSVTYNDAGSYRCSCNGESVTEVKLKVIVPTGVKAFEGENVILPCYGDTRRDVKDVKWKKDGQKVLLYTHANRSVTTDEASESRLMMSVEGFLDGDLSLHIGSVRLSDAGVYQCLIHDESQDGEPRAVLLKVEGLQELTTTNSAEVTVRPVLLGLIIAVGVIGLTFTL encoded by the exons atgaAGTCGGTTTTAATGTCTG TGTACCTGTTGCTGCTGCAGTGCCATCCCTTTATCGTCAGAGAAATCATAGTGAATGAACCCGTCACCTTCCTGTGTACCTGCTCTGGACCTTGTCCGGTGGGTCGGTGGACCCGCTTCATTCCCGGCAACACCGTGATTGCTGAAGGCCGGATGTGTCACAGTGAACAGCGTTATCAGAAAAGATTTGCAGTACCAGGAGATCAGAGCAGAGGAGACTTCTCCCTGAAGATCAGTTCAGTCACCTACAATGATGCCGGCTCCTACAGGTGCAGCTGTAATGGAGAATCAGTTACTGAAGTCAAACTGAAAGTTATTG TTCCGACGGGCGTAAAGGCTTTCGAGGGGGAGAACGTCATCCTCCCGTGCTACGGAGACACTCGACGAGATGTTAAAGACGTCAAATGGAAGAAAGATGGACAAAAGGTTCTGCTGTACACTCATGCAAACAGATCAGTGACTACCGATGAAGCATCAGAAAGCAGACTTATGATGTCAGTAGAAGGCTTTCTAGACGGTGATCTCTCTCTTCACATCGGTTCAGTTCGCCTGTCTGATGCAGGAGTATATCAGTGTCTGATCCATGATGAATCTCAGGACGGAGAACCGCGAGCTGTTTTACTGAAGGTAGAAG GGCTACAAGAGTTAACAACCACCAACAGCGCTGAAGTTACAGTGCGGCCTGTTCTACTAGGATTGATCATCGCTGTAGGAGTCATCGGACTGACATTTACATTGTGA